From the genome of uncultured Methanobacterium sp.:
CCCGTATGGTGCTGTTGACCCGTAACTTCCCTTGGGACTGGTGGGGCTGATTTGTCCACCAGTCATTCCGTAGATACTGTTGTTAATACATATGACTGTGAGGTTGATATTTCGGCGTGCTCCATGGATGAGGTGGTTACCCCCTATGGCTGCTGCATCTCCATCACCTGTAAACACTACTACTTCATTTTCTGGATTGGCCAGCTTGACACCGGTGGCAAATGATATTGGTCGGCCGTGGGTGGTATGAAGTGAGTCACATTTAACGTAGCCCGGTACTCGGGAGGAACATCCAATCCCTGATACCATTATCACCTTTTCAAAGTCCACATCTGCCATTTCCATACCGTTGAAGAATGTGTTCATGATAATTCCATTTCCGCATCCTGCGCAGAATATGTGGGGAAGTCTATCCTTCCTTAAGTATTTCATAAAACGGTTTTCCCTGTTTTGGTCCATCTTCTCCATCTCCATGGATGAAAATATATTATATTGGTTTAATATCGATTGAAATTGATTTTATGTTATAATATGGATTCATTTTTAAATTAGAAATTTATTTCTAAATCAATTCTACTTTCTAAACTAATTTCATTTACCCTTGATTTTTTCCAGGATCTCTTCTGGCAGGTGCATTTCACCACCGATCTTGGGTGCTAGTTCTGTCTTTACACCAGGAAGGATCCTTTGAACTTCATAGAATACTTGTCCCAGGTTCATTTCCACTACAATTACCCGTTGAGCTCCCTCAACAGCGTCCTGGATCATTTTCTCAGGGAAAGGCCATACAACGTCCATTTTAATAAATCCTGCCTTTAAACCCTGTTCTCTAGCTATTCTAACTGCTTTAAGAGCTGATCTTGAGGGTGCACCGTATGAAACTACAACAACATCGGCATCATCCACATTTTCGGTTTGTATTCTTGCTATGTCCTCGGTGTGATGTAAAATTTTATCACATAAACGTTTAACCAGTTCCGAATGTGTCTGTGGACTGGAAGCATCGGGGTATCCCCGTTCATCATGGGTGAGTCCAGTGATGTGCATTTTATATCCATCACCAAAGGCAGGCATTGGGCTGACACCATCAGGCTCTGCATGGTATGGTAAGAATTCTCCAGGTTTTTCTGAGGGCATCTTCCGGGCGGTGATCTTAACTGATTCCGGGATGCTTATCTTCTCCCTCATGTGGCCCACGATCTCATCACTCATAACCATTACCGGGACCCGGTACTTCTCAGCCAGATTAAACGCTTCCACTGTAAAATCAAAACACTCCTGTACTGATGAGGGTGATAATGCTATGACTTCATAGTCTCCGTGGGATCCCCAGCGGGCCTGCATCATATCACTCTGACTGGCCATGGTGGGCTGTCCTGTGGATGGAGATCCCCGCTGCATGTTCACTATCACCAGGGGTGTTTCGGTCATTACTGCGTATCCAATGTGTTCCTGCATCAGGGAGAATCCTGGCCCAGATGTGGCAGTCATTGCCTTCATACCAGACCACACCGAACCTATAACTGCACCCAGAGCAGATATTTCATCTTCCATCTGGACGAATGTTCCTCCCTCACGGGGTAGGAATACTGCCATGTCTTCAGCGATTTCTGTAGAGGGAGTTATGGGATAGCCTGCAAAAAAACGACAGCCAGCCTTAATTCCCCCTCTGGCACAGGCTTCATTGCCCTGTATAAAATAATCCTCAGTTTTCATCCTTCTCATCCACTTTTTCATCTACTCTTATTGCCTGATCAGGACACATCATGGCACATAATTGACATTGAGTGCATTTGTCCTCATTTTCAGGTACTGGAACCTGCACACCCTTCTTGTTACGGATCCCGGATTCCTTGTAAACTTTACGGGGACAGAACTCGGTGCAGATGTTGCAGCCTTTACACAGATTCTCATTAATTGTTATCATGAAATCTACCATTTTTTTATAAAATATTGGCTTTGATATTTTAAATAATTGTTGATGATTACATCCCTTTCTGAGGCCCATCAAATTCCCTCACAAAGGACGTGAATAGGTTTAATAGATTTAATAAAGATTATGAGTTTTTAATATAATTGATGAGTCTTAATTTTTTTAATCCACTTCCTCCACATACATCAAAGGGTACTGAAGCTCTTCAATGTAGTGCATGCGCACCACCACCTTCTCTTCCTGGTATCCAGATGAGACTCTCACATCCAGCATGTCTCCGGTAAGGGAAAGATAGTCATATTCGTTCTCAGCTTTTTCAAGCATTTCACGGTCGATTCGTACCTCAACACTATTAATACAGGGTTGTAATGTTAATGATTGTTCCATGGCTTTTTCCAGAGAAGGAGCCGTATCAATATTTACTGGTGTTCCCACGAACTGATGGAAAAGTGCCCCCATTGTAATCGCCCCCTCAAATATGGCCCGTTCACGGGTGGTGATATTATTAAAATATTTTTCGTCACTCATTTTAACACCTGATTTTTAAATTTAATTTAATTCATGTTAATGTACATTTTATTAGATGACTCTATCTATTTAATTAGCCATCTATTAATTAGCCATTAAATCATGGTCTCCATTGAATCACTTGAAAAATTAATGGGAATGAATAAGGAATTAATCTAGATTAATAGGGACTATAGATTATTAATAGGGACTAATAGGGAGTAATATGGATTAAGATTACGATGTTAACATTATTAAGCTCAGAAAAAAATTGATTTTAGAATCCAAAACTCAAAAAATCACTGACTCTGGATATATTAGCCTCCAATGTATCCGGAGGAGTTGGGAAGAAATAACCAAGAACCAGGAAGAAAGTCAAAGCAAAAGTCACCATGAACAGGATGATTCTGTCCTCTTTAACCGGATAAAAATAGCTTAAAATAGTACCCCCTACCATGAAGGCCAGAATTATTATAATTGCATAGTGTTGTTGTTGATTGGGGACTCTGGAAGTTTTTATAGGATATATATTCCCCTGTTTTGCCTTGATCATTAGCCTTTCTTTGGTTGATCCCAAGGGGTAACAGGTTATAAGAAATAACACATTACCCTGTTCAACTGATAACCGGTAATCTGCAGGTACAATGGTGCTGTTCTCAACTATGTATTCCACATAACCTATTCCCGGCCATTCAAGAGTTATATTATCACCGGACTGTAATTGATCCAGTTTAAGGAAAGGAGATCCATGTAGTGTGCGGTGTCCAAATAGAACCACAGTACCACTACCCGGTTTAGCAGATTGAGGTTCATGATAAATTCCATAATCCACTGATTTGTTGTTTATGGCTTCATCAACACCAATTTTAGGAATTATAATGTAAGGAGTCTCTCCAGGTTGCTGGTTAATGGTCTGGGTGGCAGAATAGTAATTAACCTCTACCAGTGCATACAGGGAAATTATGACCATTCCTGCTATTATAAAAAAAGTGGATAGTTTCATGTGAATTCACTGAGTCAATATGAATCTTTGAGTATGTGGATTAGAGTACACAAGCATGAATATAATGAGATCATGGATATAACAGTTACTATATTTCTACTACCCAAACTTCTCATCGGAAGAACTTGGCGTAGGTTACACCGGCACCTATGATGATTGCCCCAACCACAAATAAACCAAATGGAACACCTGTTTGTGAGGTAGGTACGGTAGCATTCGCAGTTACTGCAGCAGTAGTAGGTATGGAAGATGCTGCTGCCGCAGAAGTTCCTTTAGATGTTGTTGAACTGGAGGATGTTCCCGGCCACTGGTAAGTGTATGAGTAATGCTTACTTTGACCCGGGTATAAAACTACATCCCAAGCAGCTGTATTAGCCCATGGTACTTCTTTATCAGTGTATGTTACTTGAGGATTACTGTAAGTTAAACTTGAGTCAATTGGAACAATTGGAGCTCGTACAATCCCTGATACTTTTGGACGTGTTGTGTCCGTATTTTTTATCCAAAAACAAAAATGACCCTTCCAAGATATTAAATCTAAACTTGGATTCAGGTACTCAATTTCATTAGGAATGAACCAAGAGGCCTGTAAACCTGGTTCATTTAAAAGGGGCCAGAAAGTGTTGTTCTCTCCAGGTTGTCTTATATAAGAATTTGGATTAACTGCACCAAAGTTAGTGGAAGTCACTTTAAATGAAACAGTTTTAGTTTCCCCTGGTTGGATTTTCCAGCCAAGATCATCCTCATCAACATCAGACATGTATTTAATCATTTTTAATGCGCAGGGGTCTGTCCATACTACGTTCCAATATATTGGGGAGCCAGTAGTAGTATCTAATGTTCCAGTATACTTTTGACTTATCTTGAAATATTCCACATGGTCATTGTTGTTTTTAATAGTGACAGTTATAGTAGACTCCAAAT
Proteins encoded in this window:
- a CDS encoding dihydroneopterin aldolase family protein; this translates as MSDEKYFNNITTRERAIFEGAITMGALFHQFVGTPVNIDTAPSLEKAMEQSLTLQPCINSVEVRIDREMLEKAENEYDYLSLTGDMLDVRVSSGYQEEKVVVRMHYIEELQYPLMYVEEVD
- a CDS encoding 2-oxoacid:acceptor oxidoreductase subunit alpha; this encodes MKTEDYFIQGNEACARGGIKAGCRFFAGYPITPSTEIAEDMAVFLPREGGTFVQMEDEISALGAVIGSVWSGMKAMTATSGPGFSLMQEHIGYAVMTETPLVIVNMQRGSPSTGQPTMASQSDMMQARWGSHGDYEVIALSPSSVQECFDFTVEAFNLAEKYRVPVMVMSDEIVGHMREKISIPESVKITARKMPSEKPGEFLPYHAEPDGVSPMPAFGDGYKMHITGLTHDERGYPDASSPQTHSELVKRLCDKILHHTEDIARIQTENVDDADVVVVSYGAPSRSALKAVRIAREQGLKAGFIKMDVVWPFPEKMIQDAVEGAQRVIVVEMNLGQVFYEVQRILPGVKTELAPKIGGEMHLPEEILEKIKGK
- a CDS encoding ferredoxin family protein, translating into MITINENLCKGCNICTEFCPRKVYKESGIRNKKGVQVPVPENEDKCTQCQLCAMMCPDQAIRVDEKVDEKDEN
- a CDS encoding 2-oxoacid:ferredoxin oxidoreductase subunit beta, which produces MDQNRENRFMKYLRKDRLPHIFCAGCGNGIIMNTFFNGMEMADVDFEKVIMVSGIGCSSRVPGYVKCDSLHTTHGRPISFATGVKLANPENEVVVFTGDGDAAAIGGNHLIHGARRNINLTVICINNSIYGMTGGQISPTSPKGSYGSTAPYGAVERPFNLSRMVKAAGATYVARWTTAQPVQLSNAIKKGLQNNGFSFIEVISQCPTYFGRKNKMRSPVEMMKWMKEASIVKKRADKLSEEELEGKIIVGEFQNKEEAEFSDKICQLMEAKCTTGKPSSIRSAYQGD
- a CDS encoding class E sortase, whose amino-acid sequence is MKLSTFFIIAGMVIISLYALVEVNYYSATQTINQQPGETPYIIIPKIGVDEAINNKSVDYGIYHEPQSAKPGSGTVVLFGHRTLHGSPFLKLDQLQSGDNITLEWPGIGYVEYIVENSTIVPADYRLSVEQGNVLFLITCYPLGSTKERLMIKAKQGNIYPIKTSRVPNQQQHYAIIIILAFMVGGTILSYFYPVKEDRIILFMVTFALTFFLVLGYFFPTPPDTLEANISRVSDFLSFGF